A single Lactuca sativa cultivar Salinas chromosome 8, Lsat_Salinas_v11, whole genome shotgun sequence DNA region contains:
- the LOC111885013 gene encoding protein SMALL AUXIN UP-REGULATED RNA 12, with protein sequence MASLVKKGNKISQIVRLKQVMQRWRRRCINTDSFTSDSESEIAATRQQRRIPSPGSLAVYVGAERHRFVIPMRFLNMPVFVSLLNKAEEEFGFQTTGGLVIPCDVIFFKRLLKVLESNESGVCALDLDDFKAMFADLAIDSSSYCKDVNNSNYLSFTPLLQKARV encoded by the coding sequence ATGGCGTCCCTGGTGAAGAAGGGTAACAAAATCAGCCAAATCGTCCGTCTCAAACAGGTCATGCAACGATGGCGTCGACGCTGTATCAATACCGATTCCTTCACGTCTGACTCAGAATCCGAAATTGCCGCGACTCGCCAACAACGCCGCATCCCCTCCCCTGGATCCCTTGCCGTTTACGTCGGAGCGGAACGTCACCGATTCGTCATTCCGATGCGGTTCCTGAACATGCCGGTGTTTGTGTCGTTACTCAACAAGGCGGAGGAAGAGTTCGGATTCCAGACAACCGGTGGATTAGTCATCCCTTGCGACGTGATTTTCTTCAAGAGGTTGTTGAAGGTTTTGGAGAGCAACGAGAGTGGAGTATGTGCGCTGGATTTAGACGATTTCAAGGCGATGTTTGCGGATTTGGCGATCGATTCTTCTTCTTACTGTAAGGATGTTAACAATTCTAATTACCTTAGCTTCACTCCCCTATTACAGAAAGCTAGAGTTTGA